One Thalassotalea sediminis DNA segment encodes these proteins:
- a CDS encoding HAD family hydrolase — protein MKQYQLVIFDWDGTLMDSIARIISSVQQLAMSENLALPNEDAIKGIIGLSLDEALTTLFPNADSHDVEQLKRGYKKHYVDLDPTPAPIYDYAHQLLSGLKNRGKFLAVATGKAREGLHRVWQEAALCDYFDSSRCGCECTSKPHPDMIEQLLEEFNIAPENAVMIGDSILDMEMAKRAGVDSIGVTHGVHEREKLSLYSPTAIVNSLQEIEELIN, from the coding sequence ATGAAACAATACCAACTGGTAATTTTTGATTGGGATGGAACATTAATGGATTCTATCGCGCGTATTATTTCTTCGGTTCAACAATTGGCAATGAGTGAAAACCTTGCGTTGCCAAATGAAGACGCGATAAAAGGAATAATTGGTCTAAGTTTAGATGAAGCATTAACAACGTTATTTCCTAATGCCGATAGCCATGATGTAGAACAACTTAAACGGGGTTATAAAAAGCACTATGTTGACCTTGATCCTACTCCTGCACCAATATATGACTATGCTCACCAACTGCTATCAGGGTTAAAAAATCGAGGCAAGTTTCTCGCTGTAGCAACAGGAAAAGCTCGAGAAGGACTTCATCGTGTTTGGCAAGAAGCTGCGCTCTGTGATTATTTCGACAGTTCGAGATGTGGTTGCGAATGTACTTCTAAGCCGCATCCAGACATGATCGAGCAGTTACTTGAAGAGTTTAATATTGCACCTGAGAACGCAGTTATGATTGGTGATTCTATTCTTGATATGGAAATGGCCAAAAGAGCCGGTGTAGATAGCATCGGGGTAACACATGGCGTGCATGAACGAGAAAAACTAAGTCTATATTCTCCCACAGCCATCGTTAATTCGCTTCAAGAAATAGAAGAACTCATAAATTAA
- the rluC gene encoding 23S rRNA pseudouridine(955/2504/2580) synthase RluC, translating into MNDITKPQVRFITVDVEDAGQRIDNFLLKTLKGVPKSMIYRLLRKGEIRVNKKRTKPDYKLNDEDVLRIAPIRVSEKSAPVSTQLNVVANLEKQILFEDDRLLVINKPSGMAVHGGSGVNFGVIEALRALRPDARMLELVHRLDRDTSGCLVVAKKRSALRNLHEQLRHKKVQKFYHALVKGRWSSKLTRVTEGLKKNDLKSGERIVVVDNINGKESETRFKVLQYFKDATLVRAFPVTGRTHQIRVHCQTKGHPIAGDNKYGHPEFDAQMKSLGLKRLFLHAASIEFTHPLTEKRVKIEAPLEKSLEILLTKLTAEKPS; encoded by the coding sequence ATGAACGATATTACAAAACCACAAGTTCGATTTATTACTGTAGATGTTGAAGATGCAGGTCAAAGAATCGATAACTTTTTATTAAAGACCCTTAAAGGGGTACCTAAAAGCATGATATATCGTCTTCTAAGAAAAGGCGAAATTCGTGTTAACAAAAAACGCACTAAACCCGATTACAAGTTAAATGATGAAGATGTACTTCGTATTGCACCAATTCGTGTTTCAGAGAAGTCTGCCCCCGTTTCTACTCAGTTAAATGTAGTTGCAAACCTAGAAAAGCAAATTTTGTTTGAAGATGATAGGTTACTAGTGATCAATAAGCCCTCAGGTATGGCTGTTCATGGTGGCAGCGGGGTAAATTTTGGCGTGATCGAGGCATTACGGGCATTAAGACCTGATGCACGGATGCTTGAACTTGTGCATCGTCTTGATAGAGATACTTCAGGGTGCTTAGTTGTCGCTAAAAAGCGTTCTGCGTTAAGAAACTTACATGAGCAACTTCGTCATAAAAAAGTTCAAAAATTTTATCATGCATTGGTAAAAGGTCGATGGTCATCAAAATTAACACGGGTAACAGAAGGCCTCAAAAAGAACGATTTGAAATCAGGTGAGCGGATTGTTGTTGTCGATAACATTAACGGCAAAGAGTCAGAAACCCGTTTTAAAGTTTTGCAATACTTTAAAGATGCGACCTTAGTGCGTGCGTTTCCTGTTACAGGGAGAACACATCAGATAAGGGTACATTGTCAAACAAAAGGTCATCCTATTGCAGGTGATAATAAATATGGACACCCTGAATTTGACGCACAAATGAAGTCATTAGGGTTAAAACGTCTTTTTTTACATGCTGCGAGTATTGAATTTACCCACCCATTAACAGAAAAACGGGTAAAAATAGAAGCGCCGCTAGAGAAATCTTTAGAAATACTACTGACGAAATTAACCGCAGAGAAACCATCATGA